The stretch of DNA GCCAGCATCTCGGCGACCTTTCGCCCAACCAACTGGCCAGGCTCCGCCGCCAGTCGATCGGGTACGTGTTCCAGGACTTCAACCTGCTGCCGACGCTCACTGCTGCCGAGAACGTGGCGCTGCCGTTGGAGCTCGACGGCATGAATCTGCGAGAGGCTCGCCAGTACGCCGAGCAGTCGCTCAGCGATGTGGGACTGGGGGCGATGGTCGACCGGTACCCCGACCAGATGTCGGGAGGCGAACAGCAACGAGTGGCCATCGCCCGCGGCCTGGTCGGGCCGCGTCGCCTGTTGCTCGCCGATGAACCCACCGGCGCCCTGGACGACATCACCAGTGAGACCATCCTGGCGATGCTGCGTGCGCGCTGCGATGCCGGTGCCGCCGCCATCATGGTCACCCATGAGCCTTCCTTCGCCGCCTGGGCGGACCGCGTGGTGCGGCTTCGAGACGGCCATATCGAAAGCATCACCATCGGATCGTCCATTCCTCCCAGCCTCGCCGAGATCCGCTGATGCAGGCACCCGAGATACGGTCGCTGGCGCGCCTGGCCCGGCGCACTGCTCGCCGCCAATGGAAGCGCACCGCCCTCATCGTGGCTCTTGTCGCATTCCCGGTGGCGGCGGCCCAGGTTGCGGCCGGCATGATCGCCGCCGGCAAGATCTCGCCCGAGGAACGCACCGCGCACGAACTTGGCCAAGGGGACTTTTCGATCACCACGGTCATGGGCGACTCGGATCTCGACGAGTGGGTGGCGGAGCAGATCGCGGCCGCATCCCCGGAGGCAGAGACCGTCC from Acidimicrobiia bacterium encodes:
- a CDS encoding ABC transporter ATP-binding protein, giving the protein MNDSTTPVLSMRRIGRTYGRGAQRIDALVDFELDVAAGEWVAITGRSGSGKTTVLNVAGGLDEPTTGTVMVEGQHLGDLSPNQLARLRRQSIGYVFQDFNLLPTLTAAENVALPLELDGMNLREARQYAEQSLSDVGLGAMVDRYPDQMSGGEQQRVAIARGLVGPRRLLLADEPTGALDDITSETILAMLRARCDAGAAAIMVTHEPSFAAWADRVVRLRDGHIESITIGSSIPPSLAEIR